Proteins encoded by one window of Lemur catta isolate mLemCat1 chromosome 12, mLemCat1.pri, whole genome shotgun sequence:
- the LOC123648182 gene encoding thymic stromal lymphopoietin, with translation MGPLCPGNERQRLVPERWPLRQALQVSTPFSLGGTSLVCNLGGTGFPNTFPDALLFVLSAFFRKIFILQLVGLVLTYNFTNCDFEKIKQKYQKTIYGDLKEYMNGTRSTRFNSTVSCNNRADCLAAIERLTFRSPRGCASLAREAFALRTDATFTLQCPGYPSAQIHNTQAVKKRKKREVTTNKCLEQVSQLLGLWGRFCRTFRKQNKRSLLQSYLSAGK, from the exons ATGGGCCCTCTGTGTCCTGGGAACGAGAGGCAAAGACTGGTGCCTGAGCGCTGGCCCCTAAGGCAGGCCTTGCAGGTCTCGACACCATTCAGTCTTGGTGGGACGAGCTTAGTgtgcaacttgggtggaactggctTTCCAAATACATTCCCTGATGCCTTACTATTTGTTCTGTCAGCTTTTTTCAGGAAGATCTTCATCTTGCAACTAGTAGGGCTGGTGCTAACTTACAACTTCACTAACTGTGACTTTGAGAAGATTAAACAGAAATATCAGAAAACTATTTATGGTGACCTGAAGGAATACATGAATGGG accAGAAGTACCCGGTTCAACAGCACTGTCTCCTGTAACAACCGG GCAGATTGCCTCGCTGCCATCGAGCGCTTAACCTTCAGGTCCCCCCGCGGCTGCGCGTCCCTCGCCCGGGAGGCGTTTGCGCTGAGAACCGACGCGACCTTCACGCTCCAGTGCCCGGGCTACCCGAGCGCTCAG ATACATAATACCCAGgcagtgaagaaaagaaagaaaagagaagtcacAACAAATAAATGCCTGGAACAAGTCTCACAATTACTAGGATTGTGGGGTCGTTTTTGTCGAACTTTTCGGAAACAAAATAAACGATCTTTATTACAGTCATATCTCTCAGCAGGAAAGTAA